GCTTCAATCCATTCAGAAGCAGTGTAATTTTTATCACAATAATTTCTACCAGCTCGCTAAAGAATTCCCTTTAGAAATATTTTCTACTTGTTGGGGAATAAGCGCTATCAACATTAATGTTAAAAATGCTTATGGTATAGCTGGCCATGTTAGTGGGAATCAAGTTATTCACTCATCCTTAAGCAAGGAAGATACAGTATGACAAAAACACTAACAATTGAAATCCCTGACGAGCTAGAGCAGCAGTTATCAATCCAAGCTCAAGTGTTGCAAACCTCCCTTGAGAATGTGGTTTTGCGTTCACTATCTCAGTCTCTAAATTTCGCTCTTCCTTCTGCGACGCAAGCACAAAGTAGCCAGATTGAAGTGATTGAAATGCTGTTACGGTTACAAACAGCAGCAGACGCTGGAAATCCCACAGTTGAAGTTCATGCTACCCCAGCCACAATCTATGTAGCGGATGTTATGCAACAACAGCAATTGATCGCAGATGTGCAGCAAATACAAGATAAGGCACAGCACTGCTTATTAATTCAGATTCCATCAGATCAACAGTTATCTAAAATCTGTACTGAGTTGCTAGAACGATTTCGTTCTACAAAAGAGAACGCAGTCAGTGAACCAGCCTTAGCAGCAATATTTTCTCCTATTGTTGAGGATTTACAATCAGCGGATGCCTCGATTCGTCTCAAAGCCGTAGAGAAGCTGAAAGATTTAGGACGCCAGTCAGCCTAAATCTAAAATGACTGTTCAAGATACGGCTATAGAAATCTTGTGTGAGGTTTTACTGACTGATACTTCACCGTTGATTCGTTGCTACGCTGCCCAAGCATTAGGTGAGATTGATCAAGATAATGCAGCAGCCATAACAGCGTTAGGAATAGCGGCTCGTCAAGATCCAGAAGCAATTGTTCGAACAATGGCCGTGTTAGCAATCTCAAATCTCTGTCGTTCAACCCAACCTCAAAAAAAGATGCCCGAGAACAATACTCCTAAAGTGCAAATGACCTTCAATGCTCCGGTTAATTATCCAGTCGGTAATGTCGAAGGTGATATGGTGGTGAACGCTAATTCCTCTGAGCAGACGCAAGCTGTGTCAGATATGGCGCAGTTGTTGCAAGATCTCTATCAGCAGCATCCCCATGTATCCCAAGCCGGAGTAACCGACCTCCTCCAAACAGAAATCAAACAGATCCAGCAAGATCAGCCTCAACGTTGGCAAGCAATTTGGCGAGGTTTACTCAATCCTAAACGCTGGCGGAGTGGTGGCAAAGCGGCGCTGATTAAAGCGGGAGAGCATTTTACCGAAGAGAGTCTATGGGGTAAGGCTGCGATCGCATTTTTAGAACAGTTCAGTGAAGAAACGGATTCAGAATAAATGCCACCTGTTCCTATTTGGGGAGTTAGATGAGGTTATCTCAGCCCCTAATTCTCATGATCGGCAATCCCATGGCCGATCACAAAATCAGCTGCTCCATAGCGCTCGTGATTGTTATTATTTAAACACCACTTGGATCCAACGAATCTATGACGGCAAAAGAGCGACTCCTTCGTGAAGTTGAGCAGGCACCCGAGGAACTCTTGGAAGAGGTCTTAAATTTCTTACTCTTCACAAAGTCGAAACAAGCAACTGAGCAGCCTCTACCTCATAACAGTGCAGTGCAAACTGCCCATGAAGCAAAAGAGACCAATAGTACATCCCTTATTTGGGATAGCTTTTCCAGCTTTACTGAGAACATCCCTGAGGACGTCCTAGATCAGCTGCCGACAGATGGCGCTGAGCAACACGACCACTACATCTATGGAACGCCTAAACGGCCCTGATGCAGCTTATTTTCGCGGATACGTTTTACTGGACAGCTTTAATCAACCCTCGCGATCAGTGGCATCAGCAGGTTAAAGCTTTAAGCCCTAAGTTATTTCAACAACATTTGGTCACAACGGATGAGGTCTTGATTGAGTTTCTCAACTTTTTCTCTACCTCTAATGCCTATATGCGTAATGGCGTGGCCGAATCAAGTGCAGAATATTTTGAATAGTCGTCAGGTTCAGGTTATGGCTCAAACTCGTGATTCTTTCTTAGATGGGTTGAGTCTGTATGCCCAACGGCTAGACAAAGGTTACAGTCTGACAGATTGCATCTCTATGCAGACAATGAAGCGACAAGGAATCATGCAAATACTCACTCATGATAAGCACTTTGCACAAGAGGGCTTTGAAATTCTCTTGAAATAACTGCCTAAAACAGAAAATACCGCTGAGCCATCGGCAAAACCGTTGCAGGCTCACAGGTTAGAAGCTCACCATCGGCTCTGACTTCATAGGTTTCTGAATCCACCTCAATTTTCGGCAATGCATCATTTAACTTCATATCCGCCTTACTGAGATTGCGGGTATTGGAGATGGCAACGACATGTTTCTGCAAGCCAATCTGGTCAGGCACACCTTTTTCCATTGCCGCTTGGGAGACAAAGGTGAGTGATGTGGCTGCGATCGCACCCCCGAATCCACCAAACATGGGTCGCATATGCACTGGTTGCGGTGTGGGAATACTGGCATTAGCATCCCCCATTTGGGACCAGGCAATAAAGCCGCCCTTAATCACCATTTCCGGTTTAACACCGAACATGGCAGGCTTCCACAAACAGAGATCAGCCAGTTTACCCACCTCCACCGAACCGACATGGTCGGCAATGCCGTGGGTGATGGCAGGATTAATCGTGTACTTAGCGACATAGCGCTTCGCTCGATGATTATCATTGCGATCGCAATCTTCCGAAAGTGGCCCCCGCTGTACTTTCATTTTGTGACCCGTCTGCCAGGTACGAATAATCACCTCACCTACCCGGCCCATGGCCTGGGAATCCGAGGCAATCATACTAAACGCCCCCAGGTCATGGAGGATATCTTCAGCAGCGATGGTTTCTCGACGAATTCTAGATTCAGCAAACGCCACATCCTCAGGAATACCTGCATCGAGGTGGTGGCACACCATCAGCATATCCAAGTGCTCATCTAGGGTATTGACGGTGTAGGGCCGGGTCGGATTCGTGGAGGACGGAAGGACATTGGCTTCTCCACAGACTTTGATAATATCCGGGGCATGGCCACCCCCAGCCCCTTCCGTGTGATAGGTGTGAATCACACGGTTTTTAAAAGCTGCAATGGTATTCTCGACGAAGCCTGCTTCATTTAAGGTGTCCGTGTGAATCGCCACCTGGACATCAAATTCGTCGGCAACGCTCAAGCAGGTATCTATAGCAGCAGGGGTGGTACCCCAGTCTTCATGCAGCTTCAGGCCCATGGCTCCTGCTTTGACCTGCTCCACTAAAGCAGCAGGCTGGCTGGAGTTGCCTTTGCCTAAAAAGCCTAAGTTCATAGGAAAGGCGTCGGCAGATTGCAGCATCCGATAGATATTCCAGGGGCCAGGGGTGCAGGTGGTGGCGTTGGTGCCTGCCGCAGGTCCTGTGCCACCACCGAGCATGGTCGTAACACCGGATGCGATCGCAACTTCAATTTGTTGGGGACAAATAAAGTGAATGTGGGAGTCAATCCCTCCCGCCGTCAAAATCATCCCCTCCCCGGCGATTGCCTCTGTACCTGGACCGATCACAATATCAATCTTGTCTTGGATATAGGGGTTACCCGCCTTGCCAATGGCCACAATCTTGCCGTCTTTAATGCCGATATCCGCCTTGACGATACCCCACCAGTCCAAAATCAGGGCGTTGGTAATCACCGTATCCACCGCACCATCGGCATTGGTAATTGGTGATTGGCCCATGCCATCGCGAATCACTTTACCGCCACCAAACTTGACCTCATCCCCATAGGTGGTATGGTCTTGCTCGACTTCAATAATCAGCTCAGTATCAGCCAGGCGAATGCGATCGCCCACCGTAGGGCCATAGGTTTCCGCATAGGCGCGGCGGTCCATTCGATATGCCATAGCTGCCCTTTATGAAGACTGATCCAGTAAATTCTAAATCGAACGGTAACGTTTGATCGCTGTAACCTTTACAAAACTCGATATTGGACCACAGCCATAAAGAGGTTGCCTCAGATTTAGCCCTTTAACCATTGGGGTGAGTCAATCTAGGACGCGTAGGGAAGCGCAACTGTAAAGGTTGTTCCTTGTCCAAGCTGACTATCAATCTTAATGGTGCCTTTTAGAGATTGAGTGACAATGTTATAGACAATATTGAGTCCTAATCCCGTACCTCCCCGATTGCGGGCAGTCGTAAAAAAGGGTTCATAAACCTTGGACAAATTTTCAGTAGAAATCCCGCAGCCATCATCACGATAGGTCAACAGGACCTGATCGTTCTGCTGTTCCAAATGAATCTGGAGTTGTCCAACCTCTCCAGGCTGATATGCATGTTTGATGGAATTCGTGACTAGATTTGTAATTACTTGAGCAAACACCCCTGGATCATGAGTGAGGACAATGGAATCATCCCCTGCCAAGTCTAAGGTGAGTCCTGACCGTCTTGCCTGGGGTTCTAAGCTGGTTACCACTTCTCCCACATAGTCTTTCAGATTAAACGTCCGCAGTTCACGATGGGACTGATCCACTGCAACTTGTTTGAAGCTTTGAATCAAGTCTCCGGCTCGGCCCAGATTGCTATTAATTAACTTTGTGCATCGACTGACCACATCAAGGTAATGGTTGAGGGTTGACCGCTTGAGTTGTCCTGTTTCTGCTGCGTTCACAAAGACTGCACTTTCATCGGCAAGGGTGGACGCTACCGTGATGGTATTGCCAATCGGCGTGTTTATTTCATGGGCGACCCCGGCCACAAGCGCCCCTAAAGCAGCCATTTTTTCGGATTCAACTAGACTCGCTTGAGCCGATTTCAGGGTTTCTAGGGTGTGCGAGAGTTCTTGAGTACGGTCTTGAACCCGTTGGTCTAGTTCAGTATTGAGTTGTCGCAGCTTTGCTTCTGCTGCTTTGCGATCGCGAATATCGCGACAATGCACCACATAATATTCACGACTAGAGAATTGAAGATAATTAAGGGCAATCTCCACAGGCAGCTCTTGCCCTTCCTTAGTGAGTAACTGAGCTTCAAACCTTAAACGTTGTTGTTCTCTAACCTTTTGTTGAAAGTCGTTCCATTCAGAATCATGGCCCGTAGCGTTTAGGTCTGTACTAGATAGTTGCAATAACTCTTCTAAGGCGTATCCTAGCAATTCACAGATTGCCCCATTGGCATAGGCGATACTCGAATCTGGATTGAACCAGAGAATGCCATCTACAGAATGATCCACCGAGAATTGGGTAAGGGACAGTTGCTGATTGAGCTGCTGAAGTTGCTCTGCTTTTTCGCGCTCCACATCATAGAGTTGACTGACATGGCAAAGCTGCAAATGCGTTCTAACGCGAGCTAAGAGTTCAGCTTCTTGAAACGGTTTGCTGATGTAATCAACGGCACCCATCTCAAAGCCATGGAGAATGCTTTGGGTATCTGAGCGAGCCGTAATAAAGATGATGGGAATGTTGGCCGTTGCTGCATTGGCTTTGATTTGTTGACAGACTTCAAACCCATCCATCACTGGCATTTGGATATCCAAAAGGATAAGGGCAGGAGGATGAGTATGGAGGCGTTTGAGGGCCCGTTCCCCACTAATAGCAGCGGCAACTCGATAACCTGCAGAAGACAAGGTTTCAGAAATAACCTCTAAATTGGCGGGGGTATCATCCACCACCATAATTTCAGTACTACTCTCCATCTGTTTGCTCCTGGGTCAAATACTCCTGGAGTAAGGTTTCTATTTCTTCCGTACGATACTGTTTAGCTAACTTCAGCAGAGGTTCAGCGAAAGGGAGATACTGAATATCTGTTTCAACCAAATGTTCCAAGTGTTCCCTGAGATCACCGACATTATCCATTTGGGCAAAGGTCAGCAAGGTTTTCAGAATGTGTGATGCGGGCATCACCATTTGAGACTCAGAGATGACCTGGGTTTCAAGTTCTCCAGATTGATCCTCATACACCCAGGCCAAATTCAATTGCTCAGCTAACACTCGAAATAATGCCTGGGCATCAACCGGTTTAGTCAGGAAGGTATCCCCCCCGCGCTCTACCGCCAGTTGCTGATCGGTTGGTCCAACAGATGCCGAAGAAACTATCACTGGAATCCCTTTAAAAGAGGTGAAAGCAGCATCATGGCGCAGGTGCTGTAGAAATTCAAAGCCATCCATCACCGGCATCGCTAAATCTAGAATCACCGCATCGGGTTGACAAACCTGAAGTTTTTCCAACCCCTCTTCTCCATTCGTGGCTTCTACAATTTCAAACTCAAGCTGGGCTAGCAGGTTTTGAATGACGGCTCGATTTTCCCAGCGATCATCCACCACTAATAGGGTGCGACGATCTCCTAAATAGCCCACGACTGGCTGGGAAGGAGATTCAGTCACTGTCATAGCCCCCTCTTGGGCCAGTGGAACCGTCACACAAAAGGAGAATTCACTACCCGCCCCCAGCTGGCTCGATACTTGTATGTCTCCCCCCATGAGTTGCACAATCCGTTGGCTAATCGCTAATCCTAACCCGGTACCTTCGGTATGATTGCGTGGATCGCCAACCTGCTCAAACGCCTTAAAGAGTCGAGACAATTGTTCGGTGGCAATACCAACCCCTGTATCAATAATTGCAAATCTGAGGGTTGCTTGACCTGCATTAGCCTCAAGCTGCAATATCTGGAAGATCACACTACCTGTTTCAGTAAACTTGAGGGCATTGCCCATCAAATTAATCAACACCTGCCGGAATCGCTTCTCGTCTATCTCTACCCCTTTGGGAAGATCATTATCCAGTTGAAACAGGAGTTCAATGCCTTTCTGGGTCGCTTTAAGGTGGAACATATCCAACACTGAGGATAGCAATGTCAGTAAATCGGTTGGATGGGGCTTGAGTTCTAACTTGCGGGCTTCAATTTTGGATAAGTCAAGGATGTCGTTAATGAGGGTTAATAAATGCGACCCACATTGATGAATGACTTCAAGTCCCCGCTTATCTTTTGACGAGATTTGGTTGGAGCGGTTGAGGATTTGGGCATACCCAAGGATGCCGTTTAGGGGAGTTCTGAGTTCATGGCTCATATTGGCCAAAAATTCACTTTTGGCCTGGTTGGCACTATCTGCTATTTCTTTAGCCTCTGCTAGGGCAGAAATCATTTGCTCTAGGGCTGCTGTCCGTTCAGATACCCGCGCTTCCAGTTCTTCATTGATATTTTTGAGGGTTTGTTCCGCTTCTTTGAGCTGGGTAATATCCTGAATAGTGCCCAGGATACCAATCACGTAGCCTTCTGCATCCTTAAGAGGAGATTTATTCGTTTCTATCCAAGTTTCTTCATTGTCTGCTGTCAACTGGGATTCAATGATGCCCAGCTCTGCTTGGCCTGTTGCCATCACCCGGCGATCGCACTCTAAATAGAACGCTGTTTCTTCGGGTTTCCAGGGCAAATCTACATCCCTCATCCCTGAAATTTCATTGGGGTGAATCAATCCTGCCACCTTAGCAAACGCCTGGTTACATCCCAAATAAACCGATTGTCGGTTCTTCCAAAACACCATTTGTGGAATCGTATCAAGCACCAATTGCAAGAGCTGCTTAGACTCATAGAGTTCTTGTTCTGCAGCCTTGCGCTCGGTGATATCTGCGGCAATACCAACCGTCCCTGCCATTCTCCCTTGCTCATCTTGAAAGGGCGTTTTAGTCGTCTCTAGCCAGCCTACTGTCCCATCAGCTTGGGAAAACGGTTCTTCAACCCTTTTGCGGTGCCCAGAAGCCATCACTTTGAAATCATCCTCTCGATAGCTTTGGGCCATATCCTGTGGCCAAATATCATAATCCGTCAGACCCATAATTTCACCGACCGACAACCCGCAAGCCTGAGCAAACGGCTCGTTGACCGCAATAAAGTGGCTGTTTGCATCCTTGAGCCAAGCCATCTGGGGAATGTTATTCAGGAGCGCCTTGAGTTGAGTTTGCTGTTCTATCAGAGCCTGCTCAGCTAATTTACGATCGCTAATATCCACTGCAATTCCGACCGTGCCAGCAAACTGTCCTTGGGGATCACGGAATGGTGTCTTTGCCGTTTCTAACCATCCCCAGCTTCCGTCTCCTCGCAGCGTCTTTTCCTCAACCACTTTGCGGGTTCCGGAATGGAGGACCTGTAGGTCATCATGCTGGTAACCTTGGGCAATGTCGGCAGGCGAAAAGTCAAAGTCGGTTTTGCCCACCATGCTGGCTGGCGAGGTATTGAGCATTTGGGCCAAGGGCTCATTCACGGCAATAAATCGACTCTCTGCATCCTTAATCCAGGCAATATGAGGAATATTATTGAGGAGGGCTTCAAGGTGATTTTGTTTGAGGATTAATTCCTGTTCAGCCGCCTTGCGATCGCTAATATCTCGCACCCGAACAAAGTTATATTCTTCTCCTTCAAACTCTAAGTAATTCACCACCACTTCCACGGGGAAAAGCTGTCCATCCCTATTTTGATGGTAGGACTCGAGGCTGAAACTCCCTTGTGCCTTCACAGCTTGCCAATGGGGTTGCCAAAACTCTGACGAGATCGTGGGATTCACATCAAAGACGGACATTAACATAAGGTCATCAATGGAATACCCATGCATCCGAGACGCCGCATGATTGGCATAGGCAAAACCGCCATCGGGTTTGATCCAAAAGATACAGTCGGCAGCGTTATCAACGGAATATTGGGTAAATTGCAATACTTTTTCAGCCGCTTTGCGATCGCTAATATCTTGCACTTCTGCGAATATGTACCCCTCCCCTTCATATTCCAGATAGTTACCCATTATTTCTACGGGGAACGTCGAGCCATCTTTCGCTTTAAAAAGGGATTCAAATCGTTCGTATCCATTGAGACTGAGTTTTTCCCAATAGTTTGACCAGATCTCGGTTGGGAAAAGGGGGTCGATATCCCAAATAAACATCTGCTTCAGCTCATCCGGGGGATAGCTTAAGGCTGCACAGGCCGAACGATTGACATTGATCAGACTGCCTGTCCGGTTAATCCAAAAAATACTAGTCGCCGTATTCTCAGATGCAAATTGAGTGAGGATACGCTCTTTTTCAGCTGCTTTTCGTTCACTAATATCTTGAACTTGGGCAAATAAATAACCAATCCCCTGATCAGGGGCAGCGCAAGAAAATCAAGCCTCTGAAAGGCTAGACTGTAAAGGAATAGAAGCACCTAGAACTTTGAGCATATACGCTTCATCCATGCTCGCCCGTTTTAGTTTTTGACGGGTACTTTTCTTAAAGGACGTTTCTTGATTCAGGAGGTTGATGCTCCAGCGCTTCAGGATGGCCATGTTTTCCGGCGCATGTCCTGTGCGGATACGGCTGGCATCTTCGCCAAAGGTCACATCTAAGACCCAGTGGAGTTGGTTCTCAATCGACCAATGCTGGCGGATGGCTTTGCCCAACTGCTGAGCAATGGGCGGTAGAGAACTGATGTAAAACATCACCTCATAGGTGGTTTTGTTCCACAAGTGGCGGGTCCGAGCGACCTTGACGATGCTTTGCAAGCCCTTCCACTGCGCCTGCTTGTACAGAGGACCCATTTTTTGAAGGGACACCGCCCAAACTTGTCGTTTCTCGCGACGATGGTGTCCGGCTTCCACCCGCACATCATAGCTGTACTCAATGCCCTTAAACTCATTCGCTTCAGCCGTTTCAAACCATTGCTCAACCTGCTCAAACAGCGTGGGATGATTCTCTTTGAGGGCCAGTACATAGTCTGCGCCTTTGGCCTGAATGCGACAGGCAATCTCGTGCTGAGTCCCCATCGCATCAATGGTGATAATGCACCCGGCAATGTCTAACAGCTCTAAAAGGGCTGGGATCGCCGTAATTTCATTGCTCTTGTCCTCGACTTTGACCTGTCCCAGAAACAATCGATACTCACTGGCCCAAGCACTGACCAGATGCAAGGCAGATTGGTCTTGATTGCGGTCATAAGAGCCTCTGAGTTGTTTGCCATCAATCGGGATCACTTGAGCGCCGAGGGCCGTCACCACATGATCCAGCCAGTTCTGGAAACTCCGCTCAAAGGCAGCGGGGCTAATACGCTCAAACACTCGTCGATAGGTGTCTGCTGTCGGTATCCCGGACGGTAAGCTCAGAAAACTCGACAACCAACTCTGATGACTCATACCATAGGTTTCAATGTCTTCCCATCCCTGTGCGCCACCTAAACTGGCCAATAGTCCGATCACGACGATACTGACAAACGGATGCTGCACACCTTGGCCTCCCCGTGGATCAGTTAACTCTTCAAAGCACTCGGTCAGTTGCTCATAAGCCTGATCGCAATCCGTAGCAGGCAGGAGTGGCGAGGATGAATCAGTGGAAGCTGGTGAGGAAGGGGTCTTGCTGAAACCTGTAGCCATGGGAAACCCTTTTAACACAATGGAGTTCCATAGCATATTAACGCCTCATTTTTCTTGCGCTTACCCTGATCCCCTGATACTCAATGTAGTTACTCATGATTTCCACAGGGAAAATCGTTTTATCTTTTGCTTGATGAAAAACCTCAAATCTTGAGTAGCCTTTTTTGCTAATTTCAGTCCAGTGATCTGACCAATCTTCCGCAAAAAAACCAGGCGTAATATCCCAAACGCAAAGATTACACAGCTCATCTGGATCATAGCCTAAGCGAATACAGGCGGACTCATTGACACTAATAAACTGGCCATCTGAGTTGATCCAAAAAATTCCAATTTCTGTATTTTCAAGGGCAAACTTTGTGAGAATAAGCTCCTGCTCTCTTACTTTGCGTTCGCGAATATCTCGCACAATTTTAGAGGCACCGATCACTTCACCTTGACGGTCAATTAAAGGAGAAATAGTTACTGAGATATCAATGGGATACCCCATTTTGTGGAGCCGAATCGTTTCAAAGTGCTCAATACACTCCTTATTCTTAAGACGAGCAATAATCTTGACCTCCTCCTTATACCGATCTGGAGGGAACAGCATCAGAATAGGCTGGCCCATTGCTTCAGCCTCGGTATAGCCAAATAGGTTAGTGGCCGATTGGTTCCAACTAGTGATGGTGCCATCAAGGGTCTTGGTAATAATGGCATCATCCGTAGATTCAACGACGGAGGCCAGTAGGCGAGAGTTGGCCTCCGCCTGCTCGTGCTCAGCTTCTAATCGCTTTTTCTCGCTGATATCCTGCACTAAACCAACGCTATAAATGGCTTCACCATCTTGCAAATCCACCAAAAAGACCGTTGTTTCAGACCAAAAATAGGTGCCATCTTTGTGCAGATAGCGTTTTTCCAAAGTGAAATCCTCAATCTCCTGGGCATAAAGCTGTTTGAGCTTTGCTTTAGACTCAGGGATATCGTCAGGATGAGTAAACTCAATCACCGACATCCCCAGAAGTTCAGCGCGGGAATAACCGATGAGCTGGCAAAAATGGTCGTTCACGCGGACACATTGCTGGGTGCTAATATCAACCTCTAAGAACCCCACGGCTGCTTGCTCAAACGTTGCTTTTGCACGGGCTTCACTCAAATGGAGGGCTGTCTCCATTTGTTTGCGATCACTAATGTCAAAAATCACTCCTTCAAAATATAGGCATTGATTTGATTCATTAAAAATGCCTTTTCCCTTTTCAGTGACCCAGCGGATCGAACCATCTCGATGAAGGATGCGATACTCCATTGAGAACGACTGTCGAGCAGCAACGGCTTTGGCTGCAATCTGATCCACCCGTTCAACATCATCAGGGTGAATAATGCTGGCGTAGCTACGATGTCGGTTATAAATAAAGTCAGCCGCAGGATAACCAGATAAGTCAGCAATGGCATCACTGACAAACTCTAGGGTCCAATCAGCATCATACTGACTACGGTAGACCGCACCGTCAAGATTGGAGAGCAGGTTACGGAATTTCGCCTCACTTTCTCGCAAAGAGATTTCAGCGGCCTTGCGATCGCTAATATCTCGGACAATACTGTGGAAGATCATTTCTTCCTGATATTGAATCGGCGTCAAGGTCACTTCTGCCCAAAAGGGTTCTCCATTGGCGCGTTGATGAAGCCACTCAAAGCGGGAACTCCCCCTTTGTAATGCTTCTTGCATCATTGACTGTGACTTCTCCAAGGAGCGTTGACTGTCAGCTTGTCGCTCCGGTGAAATTTCGGAAGGCTGCAGCCCGATGATTTCAGCTTTGTGGGCATATCCGAACAGATCAATAGCGGCTTGATTGCAATCAATAACCCCTCCTTCTGCCAACAAAAGGACGGCATCGGCGGCTTGATTAAATAAGGTTTGCAAACGCTGTTCTGATGCAGCTAATTGGGCGGTGCGATCGCGGACCCGTTCTTCCAAGTCCTGGTTAAGCTGTTCTAATGCCTGTTGCGCTTGCTGACGCTCTAGCTCTGCTGCTGCGCGCTCTCCAAAGACTTGCAGCACCATGCGAGCAAATTCTATATTCTCAATGGTCTCATAGTCTAATATGCAAATCACCCCAATCACTTGCCCTGTACGATCTTTCAAGGCAGTACCCAGATAACTATCGACCCCCATCTCGACTAAATCAGGGTCAAGGGGAAAGGCTTCCTGTACCCCACAAGGACAGTGATAATTGCCCTGCTGAATTGATGTTTCACAAGGGGTATGGGCCCTTGGATAGGTCAATTTTGCCTGTAACTGGTTATTGGTATACCAAGCTAAGGTTTCTAAGGTTTCTCCCCGAATTTGGGATATCAAAACATGGGCGCATTGCAAAGCGTTTGCCATTTGCTCTGCCAGAGTGGGAAACACGGCTTCTCCCGTCACTGACCCAGTGCTGAACAGGAGGTTTTCCAAGATATGTTTATTGTTCTGGAGTGCTTTCGTCCGCTCATCCACATGTTGCTCTAGTGTCTGAAATAGTCGGGCATTGGCTAATGCGATCGCAGCTTGAGTACAGAGAAAATTAAGAACAGTGATGCGATCGTGCGTAAATACCCCCGCCGCAGATTGATTTTGCAAATAAAGTAAACCGTTGAGGTGGCCTTGATGCAGAATCGGTAAGCACAGAACGCTCCGAGGCTGATGTTTCTGAAGATAATCGTCTATGATCGGCAAGTCAGT
The genomic region above belongs to Acaryochloris sp. CCMEE 5410 and contains:
- a CDS encoding HEAT repeat domain-containing protein is translated as MTVQDTAIEILCEVLLTDTSPLIRCYAAQALGEIDQDNAAAITALGIAARQDPEAIVRTMAVLAISNLCRSTQPQKKMPENNTPKVQMTFNAPVNYPVGNVEGDMVVNANSSEQTQAVSDMAQLLQDLYQQHPHVSQAGVTDLLQTEIKQIQQDQPQRWQAIWRGLLNPKRWRSGGKAALIKAGEHFTEESLWGKAAIAFLEQFSEETDSE
- a CDS encoding response regulator; this encodes MESSTEIMVVDDTPANLEVISETLSSAGYRVAAAISGERALKRLHTHPPALILLDIQMPVMDGFEVCQQIKANAATANIPIIFITARSDTQSILHGFEMGAVDYISKPFQEAELLARVRTHLQLCHVSQLYDVEREKAEQLQQLNQQLSLTQFSVDHSVDGILWFNPDSSIAYANGAICELLGYALEELLQLSSTDLNATGHDSEWNDFQQKVREQQRLRFEAQLLTKEGQELPVEIALNYLQFSSREYYVVHCRDIRDRKAAEAKLRQLNTELDQRVQDRTQELSHTLETLKSAQASLVESEKMAALGALVAGVAHEINTPIGNTITVASTLADESAVFVNAAETGQLKRSTLNHYLDVVSRCTKLINSNLGRAGDLIQSFKQVAVDQSHRELRTFNLKDYVGEVVTSLEPQARRSGLTLDLAGDDSIVLTHDPGVFAQVITNLVTNSIKHAYQPGEVGQLQIHLEQQNDQVLLTYRDDGCGISTENLSKVYEPFFTTARNRGGTGLGLNIVYNIVTQSLKGTIKIDSQLGQGTTFTVALPYAS
- the ureC gene encoding urease subunit alpha yields the protein MAYRMDRRAYAETYGPTVGDRIRLADTELIIEVEQDHTTYGDEVKFGGGKVIRDGMGQSPITNADGAVDTVITNALILDWWGIVKADIGIKDGKIVAIGKAGNPYIQDKIDIVIGPGTEAIAGEGMILTAGGIDSHIHFICPQQIEVAIASGVTTMLGGGTGPAAGTNATTCTPGPWNIYRMLQSADAFPMNLGFLGKGNSSQPAALVEQVKAGAMGLKLHEDWGTTPAAIDTCLSVADEFDVQVAIHTDTLNEAGFVENTIAAFKNRVIHTYHTEGAGGGHAPDIIKVCGEANVLPSSTNPTRPYTVNTLDEHLDMLMVCHHLDAGIPEDVAFAESRIRRETIAAEDILHDLGAFSMIASDSQAMGRVGEVIIRTWQTGHKMKVQRGPLSEDCDRNDNHRAKRYVAKYTINPAITHGIADHVGSVEVGKLADLCLWKPAMFGVKPEMVIKGGFIAWSQMGDANASIPTPQPVHMRPMFGGFGGAIAATSLTFVSQAAMEKGVPDQIGLQKHVVAISNTRNLSKADMKLNDALPKIEVDSETYEVRADGELLTCEPATVLPMAQRYFLF
- a CDS encoding PAS domain S-box protein, with translation MGYLFAQVQDISERKAAEKERILTQFASENTATSIFWINRTGSLINVNRSACAALSYPPDELKQMFIWDIDPLFPTEIWSNYWEKLSLNGYERFESLFKAKDGSTFPVEIMGNYLEYEGEGYIFAEVQDISDRKAAEKVLQFTQYSVDNAADCIFWIKPDGGFAYANHAASRMHGYSIDDLMLMSVFDVNPTISSEFWQPHWQAVKAQGSFSLESYHQNRDGQLFPVEVVVNYLEFEGEEYNFVRVRDISDRKAAEQELILKQNHLEALLNNIPHIAWIKDAESRFIAVNEPLAQMLNTSPASMVGKTDFDFSPADIAQGYQHDDLQVLHSGTRKVVEEKTLRGDGSWGWLETAKTPFRDPQGQFAGTVGIAVDISDRKLAEQALIEQQTQLKALLNNIPQMAWLKDANSHFIAVNEPFAQACGLSVGEIMGLTDYDIWPQDMAQSYREDDFKVMASGHRKRVEEPFSQADGTVGWLETTKTPFQDEQGRMAGTVGIAADITERKAAEQELYESKQLLQLVLDTIPQMVFWKNRQSVYLGCNQAFAKVAGLIHPNEISGMRDVDLPWKPEETAFYLECDRRVMATGQAELGIIESQLTADNEETWIETNKSPLKDAEGYVIGILGTIQDITQLKEAEQTLKNINEELEARVSERTAALEQMISALAEAKEIADSANQAKSEFLANMSHELRTPLNGILGYAQILNRSNQISSKDKRGLEVIHQCGSHLLTLINDILDLSKIEARKLELKPHPTDLLTLLSSVLDMFHLKATQKGIELLFQLDNDLPKGVEIDEKRFRQVLINLMGNALKFTETGSVIFQILQLEANAGQATLRFAIIDTGVGIATEQLSRLFKAFEQVGDPRNHTEGTGLGLAISQRIVQLMGGDIQVSSQLGAGSEFSFCVTVPLAQEGAMTVTESPSQPVVGYLGDRRTLLVVDDRWENRAVIQNLLAQLEFEIVEATNGEEGLEKLQVCQPDAVILDLAMPVMDGFEFLQHLRHDAAFTSFKGIPVIVSSASVGPTDQQLAVERGGDTFLTKPVDAQALFRVLAEQLNLAWVYEDQSGELETQVISESQMVMPASHILKTLLTFAQMDNVGDLREHLEHLVETDIQYLPFAEPLLKLAKQYRTEEIETLLQEYLTQEQTDGE